From the genome of Brevundimonas sp. NIBR11:
ACATGAGCGGGCACCGGTTCATCGGCTATATCGACGAGCTGCTGTATGCGCCCGAGCTCGACTACATGCAGGCGCCGGATGTGGAGGTGCGGGTCCGGCTGCAGAGCTCCAACCTGATCGCCCAACTGCAGGCCGCGTTGGCAGGGGCGGGCCTGTGCGTCCTGCCCAACTTCATCGCCGCGCGGGAGCCGGGGCTGGTTAGGGTCCTGCCCGAGGCGGTCGGGCTGGAGCGCAGCCTGTGGTTGGTGACCCACGCCGACCTGAAGCGGCTGGCGCGCATCCGGGCAGTGACCAGTCTGATCGTCGAGGCGGTCAGGAAGGACCGGTCGCGGTTCCTCGGCGACGGTTGACGGGAAGAGAGGCGCGGCCATGGACGAGCCGCGCCTCTCCCGCTCACGACGGAGCCATGGGGGAAGCGTCGTGAGCTGTTCGTGCCCCTACGCGTTCGCCAGCTTGTCCATCTCCAGGGTCAGGCTTTCCGCCTGCTGGGCCAGTTCGCCCGAGGCGTTGAGGAGGTCATTGGAGGCCTGGCTGGTCTGGACGGCGGCGGCGGAGACGTTGGCGATGCTGGAGGAGACCAGCTGGGTGCCTTCGGAGACCTGACTGACGTTGGCGGCGATCTCGCGGGTGGCGGCGGTCTGTTCCTCGACGGCGCCGGCGATGGCCGAGGCGATCTCGGCGACCTTGCGGATGGTGTCGGTGATGCCGGCGATGGCGCCGACCGAGGTCTGGGTCGCGGCCTGCATGGCGGTGACCTGGGACGAGATCTCGTGGGTGGCGCGGGCGGTCTGGTCCGACAGGCTCTTCACCTCCGAGGCCACGACGGCGAAACCCTTGCCCGCCTCTCCCGCGCGGGCGGCCTCGATGGTGGCGTTCAGGGCCAGAAGCTTGGTCTGGCCCGCGATGTCGTTGATCAGGGTGACGACGTTGCCGATCTTCTGCGCCGCCTCGGCCAGGGACTGGATGGCGTCAGACGTCTTGTCCGCCTCGACCACCGCGTGCTGGGAGATGTTCGAGCTCTCGGCCACCTGACGCGCGATCTCGGAGATGGAGGCGGTCAGTTCCTCGCCCGCCGACGAGACGGTCTGGACGTTGACGGAGGTGACCTCGGCGGCGGAGGCGACGGAGGCGGCCTGCCGCGTGGTCTCCTCGGCCGTGCGGGCCATGCCTTCGGCGGTGGCGCGCATCTCGGACGCGGCGGAGGCGACGATGGAGGAAATCTCGGTGACCCGTTCGGCGATCCGCTTCTGGGTGGTGATGTCGGTGGCGTATTTGACGACCTTGAAGGGACGGCCGGAGAGGTCGAGGATCGGATTGTAGCTGGCCTGGATCCAGATCTCGCGACCACCGGCGCCGAAACGCTTGTATTGGGCGGCGTCGTATTCGCCGCGACCCAGCTTCTCCCAGAACATGCGGTACTCGAGACCCTGGGCCGTCTGGGGATCGACGAACATGGAGTGGTGGCGGCCGACGATCTGGTCGGCGCGGTAGCCGACGGCGGCGAGGAAGTTCTCGTTGGCCGAAAGGATGTTGCCGGCCATGTCGAACTCGATCACGGCCTGGGCCTTGTTGATCGCGGCGATCTGGCCCTCGAAATTGGCGGTGGCCAGTTTCTGGGCGGTGATGTCGGTGGCATATTTCACGACCTTGAAGGGGCGGCCGGTAGCGTCGAGGATCGGGTTGTAGGAGGCCTGGATCCAGATTTCGCGGCCGCCTGAGCCGACGCGCTTGTATTGGCCGGCGTCGAATTCGCCGCGCCGCAGCTTGTCCCAGAAGGCGCGGTATTG
Proteins encoded in this window:
- a CDS encoding PAS domain-containing methyl-accepting chemotaxis protein produces the protein MLTSALRAEDDTATDADALLRDGMLDAINKVQAVIEFDLDGTIRRANGNFLSAVGYSLEQIEGRHHSMFMDPADAASPQYRAFWDKLRRGEFDAGQYKRVGSGGREIWIQASYNPILDATGRPFKVVKYATDITAQKLATANFEGQIAAINKAQAVIEFDMAGNILSANENFLAAVGYRADQIVGRHHSMFVDPQTAQGLEYRMFWEKLGRGEYDAAQYKRFGAGGREIWIQASYNPILDLSGRPFKVVKYATDITTQKRIAERVTEISSIVASAASEMRATAEGMARTAEETTRQAASVASAAEVTSVNVQTVSSAGEELTASISEIARQVAESSNISQHAVVEADKTSDAIQSLAEAAQKIGNVVTLINDIAGQTKLLALNATIEAARAGEAGKGFAVVASEVKSLSDQTARATHEISSQVTAMQAATQTSVGAIAGITDTIRKVAEIASAIAGAVEEQTAATREIAANVSQVSEGTQLVSSSIANVSAAAVQTSQASNDLLNASGELAQQAESLTLEMDKLANA